From Thalassovita sp.:
GGCCAGATAGCCGGCCCGTCTGGACCGGATCCCCACCCTGCCAACCCTTCTCAGTTGCCGGCGAAGGTAAAGGGCGAGACGACCAGCGACACCTTGCCCCCAAATTTGTCAGCCTGGTGCGGGCCGGCCGCCCCGGAGTGTTGCTTGGCGAACAGGTCGCCAGCTCGGCGGTCTTCGGAAAGGCTGCAGGGGCGTCTAGAAAAGCTGCTGGCCGCTCGCCTGATTGGGCGTGGATCGACGATCTATCGGATCGGCTGGAAGCTGCACACTAAGCCGTTGGGGCGACCGATATTCCGTCTGCGGGCGTCGGCGCCCCGCACATCCGCCAGCGCACCTTTTTCGGGGCCGTCGATCTACGACGTCCCGCCGGCCAATGCTTTGGCAATAGCGCTTTGGATCATCGCGCAAAGGACCCCGATCAATTTGGCGGCCTGGCCAACGCCGAATGCCTCAAATGGTTCGGGCGGGGGCAGGCGAAGAGATTTACGAATCCAGATCGAAGCAACGAATTATTCGATGCGGTGTTGCAGGCGGGCTGGGCAACAGCGTCAGCGCGGGACTGGAAAGACACAGCGGGGATGGCTGCGACCGGCATCAATCCAGACGGCAGCAACCGCAACCGGATGGACCAATTGGGTCGGCAGGTTCATCTGACCGGCTGGCCGACGACCGACGCGCAAGCGATGAATGTTTTCAGCGACCCTGCAATTCATCAGGCACGACTGGCGAGATTGAAAGAAAAACACAACAACGGGAACGGGGCGGGCCTT
This genomic window contains:
- a CDS encoding DNA cytosine methyltransferase; the protein is MAPILDVEATDLVGLTQCHFFAGIGGWSCALRLAGWPDSRPVWTGSPPCQPFSVAGEGKGRDDQRHLAPKFVSLVRAGRPGVLLGEQVASSAVFGKAAGASRKAAGRSPDWAWIDDLSDRLEAAH